A segment of the Mycobacterium intracellulare ATCC 13950 genome:
AGAAGATCTGGCGGCTTTCGGCCTCGGCGACCACGGCCTCGTTGACGCGCGGGTCGTCGGTGGCCGCGATCGCGTACCAGGCGCCGTCGAGGTCGCCGTCGCGGTATTCGCGCAGTGCCAGGGTGATTCCGGTCATGGCCTCGACCGACCGGGTGGCGCTGCGGGAGATGACGTGGACGTCGGCGCCGCTGGCGATGAGCAACGGCAGCCGGCGCTGGGCGACGGTGCCGCCGCCCACGACGACGACCTTCTTACCGGTCAGCCGCAGCCCTACGAGGTAGGCGCTCTCAGTCACCCGGCAAGCTTAGTGGTTCGTGGCCTTGGCATCGCGCGCGTAACGCCGCGGCGAAGTTCGGCCGGATTTTTCGCCGTGACGTTACGTCCGCGAACCCGCTCGCCGGGCCGCGTGGGCGACGAAGCGCGCCACCGCCTCCGGCGCGGCGGCCGGGTGGGTGTGCAGATACGACGCGTGCACGCCGGCGTGCACGACGCCGTCGCGCACGGCCGCGCCGGCATCGTCGGCGTCGTCGGCGTCGGGGGCCCGGTACATCCATGCCGGCTGGTAGCTGTCGCTGAATGTGACTGCGGTGCGGTGGAATTCGTGCCCGACGGCCCGCTGGCCCGCAGTGTACAGCGGGGAATCGGCCACGGCGACGGCGTCGCGGTAGGCCAGCGTCAGCTGCGGGGTGAACCGGGCCCGTCCGGCCAGCACGCCGCACATCGGGTGGCCGTCGAGTTCGGCGGCCAGGTAGATCAGCCCGGCGCACTCGGCGTGCACGGGCGCCCCGGCGGCGGCCAGCTCCTTGATCTGCCGGCGCACGACCTCGTTGGCGGACAGCTCGGCGGTGAACTGTTCGGGAAAGCCGCCGGGCAGCAACACCGCATCGCTGCCGTCGGGCAACGCGTCGCTGAGCGGATCGAATGCGACGACGTCCGCGCCGGCGGCCGCCAGCAGCTCCGGGTGCTCGGCATAGCCGAAGCTGAAGGCCTTCCCGGCCGCCACGGCCACGGTGGCGCGCCGCCGCGCCGACTCCCCCACCGCCGCCGCCGGATCCCACGGCTCCCCGGCCGCCGGGGCCCGCGCGACCG
Coding sequences within it:
- a CDS encoding cobyrinate a,c-diamide synthase — its product is MVIAAPSSGSGKTTVATGLIGALRRAGHTVAPFKVGPDFIDPGYHGLAAGRPGRNLDPVLVGEGLIGPLYAHGAAGADIAVIEGVMGLFDGRIGPSAASPAAGSTAHVARLLGAPVVLVIDARGQSQSIAALLHGFSTFDTATRVTGVILNRVGSTRHEQVLRQACEQAGVPVLGAIPRAAELELPTRYLGLVTAVEYGRRARQAVDAMTALVAAHVDLASVIAVARAPAAGEPWDPAAAVGESARRRATVAVAAGKAFSFGYAEHPELLAAAGADVVAFDPLSDALPDGSDAVLLPGGFPEQFTAELSANEVVRRQIKELAAAGAPVHAECAGLIYLAAELDGHPMCGVLAGRARFTPQLTLAYRDAVAVADSPLYTAGQRAVGHEFHRTAVTFSDSYQPAWMYRAPDADDADDAGAAVRDGVVHAGVHASYLHTHPAAAPEAVARFVAHAARRAGSRT